GGTGCCGGAATTGATCTTTTCAAATGCCTCGGTAACCGCTTTGTTTTCGCTAACGCTTTCGCCGGCACTTTCAACGATATTTTGAATGATTATATCCGTATTCTTGGCTGATTCCGCGGAACGTTGGGCAAGATTTTTCACTTCTTCCGCTACTACAGCAAAACCTTTTCCGGCTTCTCCGGCTCTCGCTGCTTCCACGGCTGCATTCAAGGCAAGTAAATTGGTCTGGAAAGCAATATCGTTGATTGTCTTGATTATCTGAATCGCTTCATTTGCAGACTTGCTCATAGAATTAACAGATTTACTTAGAACATCAATTCTTTTGCCACCGTCAATTGAATCTTCATTCGTTTCTCCGGAAAGATTATTTGCTTGGTTAGCATTTTCCGCATTTTGACTTGTCATAGAAGACATTTCTTCCATTGTGCTGGATACTTCTTCCAAAGTACTCGCTTGCTCGGAAGAACCTTCTGCCAACTCCTGACTCGCAGAACTTATCTGTTGGGAAGCAGAAGAAACTTGATCCGCTGCTGAATTTATTTGGGAGAAGGCTTCGTCCAAGTTTTCAACAGCTGCATTGAAATCGTTCTTCAAGTCGTTAAAGCCACCTTTATAAGATGCTTCAATCCTTGCCGTTAAATCTTTGGCAGCAAGTTTGTTGATATTGTCAATTACATCTTCTATGGGTTTAACAAATCCCTCCATTATTTGATTAGCAATCTCTACCATATTTTTATAAGCGCCTTGATATTCGTCTGGACGACCACGGAAATCTAACTTCCCATTGTCTGCGGCTTCGGATAATTCATTAAACTGTCCGGTTATAGAGAGCAATGTTTCGGTAACAGCATTAACATTGTTCTTTATATCTTCAAAGTCTCCTTTATAGGTTTTCTCCATAAGATTGAATTCGCCTTTTGCCTGGTTGGCAATGGCTTCAAGTGCATCATTAACTGGAGCGACAAAGGCATCAACTATTTCATTAACCTGTTTTCCTATTTCTTTAAAATCAATATCAACTTCTTCAATATCCATTCGGCTGTCAAGTTGCCCATTCAATATTTTTGCACCAATCTCTTTTGCTTGTGCTACTATTTTTTTGATTCCACCGGATACCGCCCTATTAATAANNNNNNNNNNNNNNNNNNNNNNNNNNNNNNNNNNNNNNNNNNNNNNNNNNNNNNNNNNNNNNNNNNNNNNNNNNNNNNNNNNNNNNNNNNNNNNNNNNNNTTTTGATTCCACCGGATACCGCCCTATTAATAACAATCATGGCAACAATTCCTATAACGAAGGCAATGAGACCAAATATCATGGTCATATTTTTGGTGGAATGTTCTGCAGAAAGCATAATTTGCTTCTCTTCTTCTCGCAAATGATTGGCAATTTCCTGCACTTTTCTGGCAGTAGTTACCATTGTTTCATTAGCCAAATCTGAATTAATTTGATTTTTATGATAAATATCACCCTGAATAATATATTGTCTCACATAATCATCAATTTCACTTGCCATATTTTTCAATTTTGGACTACTATTCGACAATGATACAAGTTTTTCTACAGATGATTTTGTTTTTGCCATATCAGATTGAAATGCAGTCCAATTTTCTTCAGTCCCTTCTCCGATATAGTAAACAGCTGCAACCCTATGTAGAATAAAACATTTTTCAACATCATACGCTTGTTCACTTACTGCGGTACCTGCACCTGATAAACTTCTAATGGCTAAAATTTTCTTATTAAAGCCGGCTCCTATTTCTTTCCAGACAGGTAATACTTCTGTTTTGTTAACGCCAAAAGTATTTTGTAATTGATCAAATGCGTTTTTGTATTTAGCAACCGCTTCCGATATTCCTGCATCTTCTTCGAGTGTTCCCTCGGTCTCATCAATTTGCTTATTCATCTTATCAATCCATGCTTCCACTTTGGCGATATATTCTTTACCGCCGCGAAGAACATAGTTCTTTTCCTCTCTTCTTGCTTCAAGAATATATTTGATAAGGCGATTTTGATCGTCAGACGTCTCAACAGATTTGGTTATCTTGTTCAAACCACTCAAAATAACAAAAGCGAGTACAATTAAGAAGGCTAACACCAAGACAAAACCAACAATCGTTTTTTGCCCGATTTTCATATTTTTAAACATAATATTTCTCCTTGTAATTTCATAGTATTTTGTATATAGCATATTAATATTTTAGGCTATAAAAGGGTTAGTAAATTCTAAATCTGATATTTTCCACTTTTTTAAACATGTGATACTGATTTGTTTTCGTGAAATTGGTGTAATTTGTGGGTATCTTTTTCCGTTTCCATTTTTACTTAACCAATTATTTTTCTACTTTTTGCAGTTTGACTAATTCTTCAGAAGTTAAAATCCGGTTAATATCCAAAAGGGTAATTATCTTCTTTTGGATTTTTGCCATTCCGAGAATGAATTCGGAGTTTACTTCCACGCCAAATGAGGGGGTAATTTCTATTTCTTTTCCGTGAATATCAAGCACATCGGAAACTCTGTCAACAATAATGCCAATATTAATATCACCGTCTGCATTTTTCACATCAACCACAATAATAGCGGTTTCTTCGGTGTAATCTTCCAGCTCTATTTCAAATTTGAGACGCAGATCAATTACCGGAATAATTTTCCCGCGGAGATTAATTACTCCTTTCACGAACTTCGGGGTTCTGGGGATAGGTGTTATCTCCGGTATTCCGATAATCTGCATTATCTTCATAACATCCAGCCCATAAGTTTCTTGTTTTAGTTCAAAAGTAAGATATTTGCCGATTAGTGCGGCTACCTTACTGTCTTCCGTAATTACTTTTTCTTTTGCCATTTTTGCTCCTTTCTTTGGTTGTTAAATTAGCCACTAATTTACACAAATTTGCACGAATGAAAAACCCGAGTCGTGTCGAAAAAAATGACGCGACTCGAGTTTTTTGTTTTTCGTGTATTTCGTGTATTTCGTGGTCATTTTACATTATTCATTTTACATTTTACATTTTACATTATTCATTTTTCATTATTCATTGCAGTTCTCGAAGTCCTGCTTTACGGTTTGCAAAACCCGAGTCGTGTCGAAAAGAGTGACGCGACTCGAGTTTTTTTTTCGTGTATTCCGTGTATTTCGTGGTCATTTTCATTAATCATTAATCATTAATCATTAATAATTAATAATTATTTTCCAGCCGTTCATTGTTCTAATTCAATTTTATTTATATCTACGATCAATCCCACGGTTCCGTTGCTCATTATGGTTCCGCCGGAAATTCCTTCGATATCTTTGAATTGTCCGGTAAGAGGTTTCACCACTGTCTCGTGCATATCAACGACTTTGTCCACAAGAAGGGCAAAATCACGTTCTTCAGTTTCGATGATAATAAGAGTTCCTTTTGCCGGATCTGTGATAGCATTTTCAATATCAAATTTTTTGTAAAGGCGTACTATAGGAATGATTATACTGTTATATGTGAATGTTTCGCCGCCACCCGCAATCAGGTTTATGTTTTCTTTTTTTGGTGAAATTGCGCGTTTGATATTCATGATCGGGATTATAAATTGTTGTTCGCCAACATCTGCGATCAATCCCTGAATGATCGCAAGTGTGAGTGGAACTTTGATAATAAATTTACTTCCTTTTCCGATTTCACTTTGTATTTCAATGTTTCCGCCAATATTTTTCACAAACTTTGCCACCACATCCATCCCCACACCTCTACCGGATATACTGCTAATGGTTTTTGCGGTAGAAAATCCGGGTTGAAGAATAAGTTTGTAGATTGCTTGCTCGGAAAGATTTTCCCCGCTTGAAATCAATTCTTGGGATACAGCTTTTTTGATAATTGCATCCTTGTGTAAACCTCCCCCGTCATCTCTAATTTCTATATGGATTTTGTTTCCCTTATGGTAGGCGTTAAGGGTGATATTACCCATTTCCGATTTTCCGATTTTTCTCCGTTCTTCCGGAGATTCTATCCCGTGGTCGCAGGAATTTCTGATCATGTGAACAAGCGGATCGTAGATACTGTCCACCACATTTCGGTCTATCTCAGTATCTTCACCAATGAGATTTAACTGGATCTGTTTGTGGTTTTTTCGTTTAATATCACGCACAATTCGGTGCATTTTTGCAAATGTATCACCAATGGGAACCATGCGGAGAGCAAGTGAAGAATCCTGTAAAGAGCGGACAATTTCGGAGAGTTGTGAAAGTTTCTTCTCAAAATTTATATCTGTCATTTTCTTGATATTTTCATCACCTTTTATCATGTTCGCACTTATCACCAATTCGCCGATCATATCAATAAGAAAATCGAGTTTATCCGAAGCAACTTTTATTGAATGGGAGGTAGCGGTTTTTTGAGTAGTTTTTTTTGCTTTTTTTTGTATGTTGGATTTTTTCTCCTTACTTTTTTCCGGCATTAGGAAAATTTCATCCTTTTTTTCGGAAATTTTTTCTTCATCCACGTCCAACTTCTGTTTTTCAACCTCATCCTCAACCTCAACCTCATCCTCAACCTCAACCTCATCCTCAACCTCAACCTCAACCTTTTCTTTTCTAAGATCAAGTAGAACTTGAATGTAACCTTCAACGGCTTTGTCGTCAAGATTGCGATCCTCTTCGTCAAGCAATAATTCATTTATTGAGTTTTTGTGAGCATCTACCATTTTGAACAATACATCAAAAACGTCTTCATCAATAGCAATTTTATTATTACGAATTTCATCAAGAAGGTCTTCTGTGTTATGCGCAATCTCTACAATTTTATCAAATCCCAAAAAGCCTGCCACGCCTTTCATCGTATGGAAGGCGCGAAAAACAGTATTTATTTTCTCATTGTCGGTTGGGTCTTTTTCCAACTCTACCAAATTCAATTCGGCGTTTTCCAAATCCTCTACTGATTCTTCGATAAAGTCATTGATTAACTCCATGTCTTCTGCAAAATCTGAATCATCAAGAACCATTTTTTGCTCTTCGGGTTCATCCTCTTGGGTTGGTGGGGGGGGATCTTTTACCTCATTTTCATTATCAGATTCATTTTCAGCGACTGTTTCCCCCTCATTTTCTTCGAAAATTCCCTGATCAATCTTTTCCTCAAATTTTTCTAATGCTTCACTTACGTTCTCGGTAAGTTCTTCAAATTCGTCCTCTGATTTATAATCTTTCTTCTCCAATTGTTCCAGAATACCCACAACCTCTTCGCGTAATTTTAGTAAGGTGTGATTTTCACTCAAGCCTGAAATTGAATCGGTTAAGCTGATAAATTCGATTTTAAATTTTGTAAAACCATCCGGTTCTTCGATAATTGAGATAAAATTTAGGATAAGTAAGCTAACGCTTTTTGCTATTTCATTTATGTTTTGCACTGGAAATCTCCTATTCCATTAATATTCCCACCATTATATGTGAATGAATTTGCCATGATAAATTCAAATAGAATCTATACATAAATATTTTCTTCATGATTTTTATACATTTTGCAATTTTTGTGCCAATAAATTAGAAAAAGTTGAAACTTTGAGCAAGTTCCAACCGGTCACCAAGATAATGAAGATATTCTAACTGTAAATTTCCGAAGTATGAAACAAAAATAAGTTGTGGCTATAATCACATTTGATCGTGTTTCGTGACAAATAATTTGAATAAATTAACTTACGGTTTCTTAAGCAAACTCAGTAACTTACAAATCGTAAAACGTAGAAGTCTCAAAATATTCAGCTAATATCTTCGCGGTTAATATGGCTGAGATACCTGCTCCGGAGCCACCGTT
The sequence above is a segment of the Candidatus Cloacimonadota bacterium genome. Coding sequences within it:
- a CDS encoding chemotaxis protein CheW, which encodes MAKEKVITEDSKVAALIGKYLTFELKQETYGLDVMKIMQIIGIPEITPIPRTPKFVKGVINLRGKIIPVIDLRLKFEIELEDYTEETAIIVVDVKNADGDINIGIIVDRVSDVLDIHGKEIEITPSFGVEVNSEFILGMAKIQKKIITLLDINRILTSEELVKLQKVEK
- a CDS encoding methyl-accepting chemotaxis protein, which gives rise to INRAVSGGIKKIVAQAKEIGAKILNGQLDSRMDIEEVDIDFKEIGKQVNEIVDAFVAPVNDALEAIANQAKGEFNLMEKTYKGDFEDIKNNVNAVTETLLSITGQFNELSEAADNGKLDFRGRPDEYQGAYKNMVEIANQIMEGFVKPIEDVIDNINKLAAKDLTARIEASYKGGFNDLKNDFNAAVENLDEAFSQINSAADQVSSASQQISSASQELAEGSSEQASTLEEVSSTMEEMSSMTSQNAENANQANNLSGETNEDSIDGGKRIDVLSKSVNSMSKSANEAIQIIKTINDIAFQTNLLALNAAVEAARAGEAGKGFAVVAEEVKNLAQRSAESAKNTDIIIQNIVESAGESVSENKAVTEAFEKINSGTEKVNNIIGEVSAASKEQTDGINGVNKALKEFDQAIQSSAANSEESASAAEELSSQAEELSAMVAEFNISNTSSGSSSKKPPRVGFKKKEALPDNRKKKSEEVIPFDEDEDFSDF
- a CDS encoding chemotaxis protein CheW; the protein is MQNINEIAKSVSLLILNFISIIEEPDGFTKFKIEFISLTDSISGLSENHTLLKLREEVVGILEQLEKKDYKSEDEFEELTENVSEALEKFEEKIDQGIFEENEGETVAENESDNENEVKDPPPPTQEDEPEEQKMVLDDSDFAEDMELINDFIEESVEDLENAELNLVELEKDPTDNEKINTVFRAFHTMKGVAGFLGFDKIVEIAHNTEDLLDEIRNNKIAIDEDVFDVLFKMVDAHKNSINELLLDEEDRNLDDKAVEGYIQVLLDLRKEKVEVEVEDEVEVEDEVEVEDEVEKQKLDVDEEKISEKKDEIFLMPEKSKEKKSNIQKKAKKTTQKTATSHSIKVASDKLDFLIDMIGELVISANMIKGDENIKKMTDINFEKKLSQLSEIVRSLQDSSLALRMVPIGDTFAKMHRIVRDIKRKNHKQIQLNLIGEDTEIDRNVVDSIYDPLVHMIRNSCDHGIESPEERRKIGKSEMGNITLNAYHKGNKIHIEIRDDGGGLHKDAIIKKAVSQELISSGENLSEQAIYKLILQPGFSTAKTISSISGRGVGMDVVAKFVKNIGGNIEIQSEIGKGSKFIIKVPLTLAIIQGLIADVGEQQFIIPIMNIKRAISPKKENINLIAGGGETFTYNSIIIPIVRLYKKFDIENAITDPAKGTLIIIETEERDFALLVDKVVDMHETVVKPLTGQFKDIEGISGGTIMSNGTVGLIVDINKIELEQ